The sequence TTCTTGAAGTAAATAACATAAACAGATCCGCATAACAATTGTAATAAAAATCCAAATAAGATAACAAATAATTACGTTTTGAGTTCATCTACAGTAAGCTCATCGTTCCGGTAAACCTCAAAGTTGCATCCCAGCTCTCCCATATactagaaattaaaaaaaaaaaaaaaaaaagcaaaagagGCATTAGAAATTTACCATAAGTTAACAAGAACAAAAAATAGCCATGTGCAAACATATTtaacagaaacaaaaaaaaaaaaaaaaaaaaaaacacagttTTAAGTTTTACTCGGTCCGTAAAGCTCGTCTCAACAAATTTTCCATTGTTACTCAGATAATAAAGGAAGTGATTTATAACTTTTACAGAACATAAAAGTGCCCGTCTTGAATTCATTCTTAGTTTTCTCAAGAATAGGGGACAACCTGGCAAAggttataagtgaagctatcataatTGTCGATGACAATTATCGGGTTGTTGTTTTTGGCCAAACCACCCAACGAGCTTGATGATTCTTTCTCCGAGATGGCATGCGATATTCTCGGTAAAATTCTAGTTTCCTTTGATCGCATACCGCACAAGGTAACATCGTTTACTAGAACTAACTGCGTCGCCCTGTTAAGACATAGTGTTTTCTGAGGCGGTATTGAGGATCGTAGTTGAATGGATGAGTTCTGAGGCAATGTAAAAGCTACCATTGTTGTAACTTCAAGCAATCCTCTGCAACAATAAAGGttctatatattatttaattacatTCACAATTCACAAATCCTGTTTTGTTTCATATTAATAGTAGTTGTAATCAAATCCAGAGTCATTTAATTAAACGATTTACAGACAAACTAAATCCACTTGATTTGTTCAATCTTGAATGTGTACATAATTCAATTTGTTATCAACCATTAAAACATGTTACATTTATATAGAAACAAAAATGATCATGAAGTATACATAAGAAAATGACTAACTGCAAACAGAATatcatataaaaaaaattattttattctttaaTAATACATTGGGAATTAATAAGGATACTAACATTTCTTTCTTTGTTTTAACATCAAAAGGCATTATATACTTTACTAAGCAATTGaatatttaattatatacaatGAATACAAATGAAAAATAGTGATAAGCAATTGAGCGATGAATACAATTAGGTCAGAGTGTTGGTCAAGTGTGCATACAGATTTCAAGgaaataaaattataataatattataatataatatgattacAGAAAACATGAATAAAACAAGTAACTGGAATAATTAGATTAATTGAAGGTGAGTGTGTGTTTGTGTTGGGAGTATAAGGGAGAAAAGAGAGAGAACCTTATGTTGCAATGGCAGCTTGAAGAAGCCCTTTTGCTCCTGCAGAAATGGAGGGGGTGTTAAATACTTGTCTAAAAATTGACTTACAGCTAAAGAGTTAGcactaattaattttaattaatgtgttattaaatgtattaaaaatataaaatacatttTGATGTATCTTGAATTACCCTATCTAATGTATCAATTTTCTTACAATAATTCAAATAGTATTCATTATAAATTACATTTAGCATTCTATTATTAATTATAGTGTATTAATTTTTAAAGTATTGTATTGTTATAGTATAATGTAATATTACTATTGTTCTTACATACCATTTGTGAGCAATTTTATGGTCGTTTAATGACTTACGGAATGTTGTTTTTAAATAAACAGGCCATGTATTTGTTCTTACATACCATTTGTGAGCAATTTTATGGTCGTTTAATGGCTTACGGAATGTTGTTTTTAAATAAACAGGTCATGTATGATTTAGTGTTGAAAAAGTGGTTAGTGTATAATCATTATCTTGTTAGTAATCATGAGGTTTACGTATGTTGGTGTTTGTCGTCaatgttattattttattaatcatatgtttccATACATTATATTATAATGTAatgcaatattattatttttattttcgtaactatttatatcattaattattaattattaacacaaattaataattaatatctattctatagtttctattaaaatcctaaaatgatgatgtcattattaagctaatttctttattaaaagaaaatcaaaaaacaaaagaaaaaaatctaagtatggtgggtgatgtcattaatctaagatgtcattaatctaaataattttgaattaaaattaaatcttattaattaattttattaataattattttaattattaaaattaaataattttaaattattttaattaattattttgaattgagtacgaaaaTGTATAAAAGCTAGGTAGAAGGTACTAATTCTAAAGTTATATTTTAATTTacccttttaaaataaaatgacaaccaatattatctcttatgattggacgtGGATTGttcaatatgcattttaggtgtttgatgaaatgttcagctgacgagtttcttagtaaaACTCTGTGATTCcatttaatacttaaaacatatcattaaactatttttttaaacaaactcgtggtaccacaatcaaaaaaaaaaaaaaaaaatctaagcatggtaggtgatgtcattaatctaaataattttgaattaaaattaaatcttattaattagttaatattattaaatcttattaataattattttaattattaaaattaaataattttgaattattttaattaattattttgaattgagtacgagaaggtttAAAGCTAGGCAGAagaaaaccaattctaaatttatattttaatttacacttttaaaataaaatgacaaccaatattatctcttatgattggatgtggattgtttaataagtattttaggtgtttgatgaaatattcagctgacgagtttcttagtcggactctgtggtttcaccgatcattaaactaaatgactttagcatttacgttcacttaatacctaaaacatatcattaaactgtttcgtttaaacaaatccgtgatttcacgggtGATTTCACTAGTTTATTATGATAATGCGTTATATCTTACTTTCTAGAAGTTTGTAAAGTCAATTTTAATATTAAAGAATTTCACGGTAAGTGTAATTCCTGAAATTGTGGTATTCTCCCATATCTAAAATATTAGATTACATGAGtgtatataataatattgatatgtaACTGTTGTGTATCTAGACATATAACTAAAATACAATACAATCACTGTACAATAACTCTTCTGCTAAGTGCTAATAATTCCAACAATTGCATAAATGTATTAACCACTAAACCTCATTTCTATAACACTTTATACATGTTGTACAATTATCTACTAATCCTCTAAGGTGCCCgggaaaaaaaaaatcgaaaatggTCACAAGATAACTCCATTAGGCAACCGAGTAAAACTATGAGTAGACGAAACTTTATCCATTTACACGTACAATTATATTATGGTCACCGGCTAGTTACAAGGGATCCATTGAGATAAATTCGGACATACATCATTTTCAGTTTATGCTAGAATACTGACGGTGGAAAATTTTATTGAGCATTTAAGTTGTCAACCATTCTCTTTGAGTGAAGTTTTATCAGTCATATTTAGATATTTAATCAGCCATGACTAAGCAGTATTTTCGAGCTGAGCGGATAAGCAATTCTCAGCCACACAGTGAACATTCAATGGTTAAACGATAATGATTTCTGCCCATTAACATTTATTTTTACACGTTAACATTCATAGGGTTTTGTATATAATAATAAGGCATAGGGTTTTGTAGCCATGAAACTCATTGAATTATAAAGGTTTGTGTCTGCTACAAAACCAATCTGTTCATGAAGTTCACCAACATCCGCTGAATAGCTAAATGAAATGTGCATAATTCAAGAAAGTACTATTTTACAAAAAAATTATATTAAACCCCTAGCGAGGAGCTAAAAAAGAAAACAAAGTTATAAGGCATATAATGGGTTATATAGCCAAGGGTGGTACAGATTGTTGTTCGGTTCCAGTGAACCGATGTCTCAGTATGAGGCTGTTGCAGGTTTGTTGTTTGGTTGCATCCTCGTCAGAATCTTATTTGACTTTAGTCGCCGGATCTCTTCAGAGAGTCACTTGGAAATGGTCTATTCTTTTTGTTCACCGAAGGAATTTTCATTTGGCCGAACTTTTACATGTGGTGATGCTTATCTGTTGGCATCAACCTGGAATTTCGCTTGTCGGTTTCTGGTAAGTGTTAAAATCATCATTTGTGTGTGATGGTCGTTGCCATTTTTAGCTGACCaacacatcttcatcatcattttcccATCGTTGACGTTGCTCTCTCGTGTCGCTACCCTACCTAAGCTTAACGTCCCTCTCCTTTCTCTCCTTTTCTGGTTGTTCCCTCTTAGTTACAGATAATGCTCCACATTTTGGAGAATACGACGCATTGGGTCCCTAAGGGGGCTTTTTCCCCAAACCATTAGAAATATGAAGGAACGAAGTAGACACAGGCCAAGTTGAAAGTAAGGCTTTAAGTGAATGTTGATAGACAATACAATAGATGAACACATTAGAAATGCAACGCCTTCCACTTTCGACACAAACAATTTTAGAAACCAAAAACACATTTACACCGCACCGTATCTTGAATAAACAAACTACATGACATGACAACCGACTTCAATTGACTTAATTCTCCCAATGGACCCAAGTGACATATGCAAACACAAGTTAAAACACGACATTGAATCATCGAAACCAAACCCTAATTTCAGATAATTATACTTTTGGGCCTAACTTAATCGTTTACTACTTCCTCACACtgatcacatatcacatatttctgtaactaTTATATCTGAATATCTAATATCTAAAAACTATACATTTGTATTCCAAATACCTGGCAAACCAAACCCAAAGTGCTCAATTTGGGTCTAATGGGTCTTACATATGGGTCAAACGGGTCGAGTTGTAAAGTTTCTAGTTTTTGGGATTCGCATCCCTAAAAATTGGTCCAATGAGTTTTTTTAAAACATATGGGGTCTTGGACCAAAAAATAAGAAATGGGTCGACCAGGTTCAGATCCAACAAGTCCAACAAATAGAGATGGGTCCAACGGGTCTTGTATATGGGTCCAATAGGTTGAGCTGTAAAATTTTGTATTTTAGTTGCACGATGTAATTTTTcagaataaaatataaaataataataataataataaataataaaaatgatataaaaatatttaaaactaaaatttaattgaaaAAGTTGGTTCTCGACCCGACCCGACCCAACCCAACCCGTTGGGTCTCGACCCACTCAGACCCAACCCAACCCGGGTTCCGACCCAACCCGTTTGGCCCATTTAAATTCTGACCCGTTTCGACccatgacccgtttcgacccaaacccatatgggtctcgacccaacccgacccgTTTGCCAGGCATTTTCCAATATAGACCTTCAAACTCATTCATTTTTCTTTGTAGTTTCTTTCTGTTATTTCACATTATCTCACAATAACACACGCATTTACATGTATGACGCTACCAAGAACCTTAACTTATCACCTCACAAACACTATAAAAAATCATCACACAATGTCAATAGCACTCCACCAAGCAATGACTATTACAAAACGCCAAGCGACGGCTAGAATGAGACACCACATTAGGGCTACAACGAAACCGCCTCACAAGGGTTATACTATCATGTTACACATAGTTAACAGGCTATAAAAATTACCACACAAAGGCTATAACGGAACCGCCTCACAAGGGCTATACTATCATGTTACACACTTACACGTAGTTATTTCATCACATTATCGTAATGAAACCTATAAGATCGCATATATATTGTACTCACCTTGGTTATCGCTTGCTAATTAACTTGAAATCGGCTTGCTAGCTAACTTGAATGGTCACTTTCAAGAACCTATCATTAAAAGTATTCACATATCATTCATGCTTCCATTATCTACATAATAACTACACAAATTACTCAGTAATCACATAGTTAACCCATAGCTCACATAATCACCCATAATCTTGTTTCTTGGCTAGTTAACTTACTCTTAAGAACTTCATCACGTGCACATTCATAAAACCTTCCATTTCTCTTAATAACATCGTGTACATAAACTTCTAACTATTAGTTAGTTTCCAATAgtatgcatacatatatacatttttcttAACCTCAGAACATCGTTTTCAGTTATCTAGTATATATTTtcgtcataattcaaaagtaatcGAGCACCAAACATGAGTGATAACTAAAATTAAGGTTTATATGAACTTAGAAactccatatcatcatcatcatcatcatcatcatcatcatcatcatctatatctcaATAGCACATGATACACAGGaatctattaaaaaaaaaaaaaaaaaaaaattaccacagGTTAGGGTTTATGTGAAAACCCCTAATTTAATTAGTTCAATCCTCAAAAATGTTAATGATATAGAAGTGAAGTTTGTTAGGAGAGTAAGAAGGAAATATTGCTGAaatttgaaaattaagtttgatgaGAAAAACTCATCCCTGGCTCCCTATTGCGTCGCCACCAACCGTTACTCTTTCATTTTTTTAATTTGTTTTTTCTAATGGTCAGACCAGTTGGAGTGGTAGGAGGCGTGTGTTTGTgtgagttgttttttttttttttttttttttttttgtacttttttGATGAATATGACGTGTGAGTTTTTTTATGTGAAGTAGTGGTTGTGTTGGTTTTTGGTGTGAGTTAGAAGTATTGTAATTATGTGTTAAAATAcaattgggttaagtattaaatattaaaaaagaataaaaataatatttttaaaataataaaaaattaaaaaaatgaagCAACACCCGTTACTTTTGGTGTTGGATCCCAACCAATGCCCTCAAACTGCCCCAAACCAATGCCCCAATACGGATAAAAGGGGCGTTGCTTCTTTGCCACATGGGATCCCACGGGCGTGGGAAAGCCTTGATACATATGGTCTTGGAGTGTAAATGAAATGGAAATCTaggaacaatatttatatttacgggagtatacttacggagtaatattaattgGGTATTCATTCGGCCCGCCACTTGAGATGATTTAAGGATGTGTTGGGAGAAAAACCACCCACCCGATCATATTCATAACACGCATCGGGAGGAAATCACATTGGAAAAGCAAACTCCTTTGAAGATCGAATCCTTAACCTTTCGCATCCACCGAATAACCGAGGTACCACTGAGGCAATGTTTTATCCTACTTCAAAGATTTCATCATTTATGTCAGTTGTCTCTTCTTTCATCTTTCGGTGTTTGGGTTAGAGATTTTACGAGTTTTGATTATTTACATTTTTATCAATTCAGGTTGTCAGGTACAAGTAGGTGATTTACTTTCTGATAGATTTCTGAACTCTAGTTGTGCAAAGAAGTGAGTTTTTCCTTTAATGTTTAATGTCAATTATGGTGTTCGTTTAGCATTGAAGCAATGGTGTTAGGGTCGTGTTCAATATGCAGATTCAAATAAATTAATGGATCTTGTAATCGGACTCTTAGTTTGTAGGAATTTGTATCACATTAGATCTATTCTAATTTAAGATTTGTTTTTGAGAAAGTAAGTAAATAAATccgaataaaataaaataatctaAAATGATACTGTCAAATAAGTGACTTTTCCCTAATCTCGAGTCTTTAAAAGGGACAGCGTTTCAATATCTCCATAAACTCCAAAGAGTGACAACCTCCTTAACAAAGTTTGCAGAACTAGTGTAACTCGAATGATTTAGCATCAAGCAAACGTCTCAAATGCCATTTCAATGCAGGATTAGATAAATTTAACCACCTAGCAATATTGACAAAAACTTGAGTCGCAAATTCGTTCCATATCATTTCACCATGAACGAGTACGTGTGAAGAATCTTCAGAATGTCGCAAACAAGAGTCGCAGACTGCTTGGAACGTCAAAATAGCGTTTAATGAGATTTACTTTCATGGACGATTCAAAAACAGTCTCCAACTAAACACATTTACCTTAATTGGGACTGATATGCACCACCTGGTAGGACCAGAACCACTCGGAACATATGATTATCGATCATAGCACGTGCATTTGCAACTGTGAAACCAAGGGGGCTGTTGCCAGACCAGTGCCACGTGTCTGCTTCATTTTGAATAAGAACCGGAATGTAATTCGAGAAAGACCTCTTTCAACTTCTATAACATTACACGTTACTAGTGGTTGATGAATACTGCAATGAATTTCCTTTCTTCTTTGGTTATGACTTATGATGATGTCAGCTTGTCTACCCAGGGGAATCTTAATTTACTAAAAAATTATTTACAAAAGAAAAAGGCTTCAAAGAAATGTATTTTGATCTTTCTAAATAAAGTAATGATACTTTAAAAATACCAAGATTGAacactgttaaaaaaaaaaaaccaacagaCAATGGTACTAATGTACAATTCTTTCTATATAAAGATTAAACATTGCTTTAGAAAGATGAAAAATAAAACATGATTCGAATTTTAGAAACCCAATGAACATTGGTAGCAATGTATTACCCCCTTCTAAAGCATAATCTCCAACTAAATTATGAATTGGTAGCAATATGCAGAGTAATGGTTCCATAAACACGGCACCAAATCATTATCGATGGCCAAGCTTCCGTTTCTTTGCCTCTTTTCTCATTCGTTCTctcctttcttcttcttcaatcttcttaagctcttcttcatcttccttAGCACCAATCCTCGCACTAAATTGCAGATCAATTAGTCACACAGTAAATATATCACAGATTTGGTTCAAAGCATTCTATAGATTCACAAATTTCGCAATGAGTGTACTGCAGATTTGGTGCAAAATATGTGGTTTGTTGGATAATGGGTAAAAACGAGTTCTTTATAGGGTCAGCACTTAACTTTTTTTTGCCCATTTCAATCTTACAATAATTATATGATTTTCAAAAGTTACACTATAACAGGTATAATACAAATCTAGGGTAATATTATTAAGAGATGTTAAATGTTGATGAATATTAGCTTATTACAACCTGTTTAAACTTTAAACCATCCAACCCATCTTCTTTTAGCTAATTATTTTATCTGACAAGACAATTTTGAACTACAGTATAACCCTAATCGACCCATTCGGGTCAAGTTAGATTGACGCGCACACACTTTTTTCTCCACTTTCATTTTGTTTTACTTTTCGAAAAGAGAACAAAACAATAACTTTGTTAAATATGATGACTACGCTAATATAATGACGAACAAACGGAACAACAGTATGAATTAAGCTAATAAAAGCTGATCAGAAATATCTAATTTCAAAAACTTGTGACAAATTTTTTTGAATGCACAACAAGTGCCTGAAAGTTAATAAAATAGTGtgcatgcatatacttatacatatcCTCATTAACTTCACTAACCTGCGTTTCTCCTCTTGCATGATGTCATCAAAACCAGCCTCCAtgtcactatcatcatcatcattgatatCACGAAATCTGTTGGGATTATATCTGCACAAAAAGCTGTTGTCACCCACTGTTTCAAAAATTAAAGAAATACACGCCTACCAATCGAAGTTACAGATTGACACTACAGAccatcttaggctaaaatatataATCTAATTTTAGAAAATACAAATTTTTTGACCTTGCTTTGACTTTGACCGGCTCAGTCCCGGCTAGGCAGGCTCGGCCTGACTTTAACTCGAATAGAAAGTATGTTTACCTGAACATATTTCTGATCATGCTGATGGCGTTCTggtcgtcgtcatcatcatcaaatGGCCGAGCAGGTCTTTTTTGTGGTCGTTCCTTATGCTGTGAGCTAGATGGTGGTCTAGCTGATTGTTGCTTTATCTGTCATATTTACAACCAAATCGAAAACATGCTATATCACAATCTTAAACATAGATAAACGCATATTGGGTAAAGGGAGAACGGGTCAATAGTTTCCAAAGTACTCACAATATAACCTCCCATATCACTCTATTATCTAAAAAATACACGTAGtatttatgttataatatattttTTGTATACAGTGTTGTAAAAATCGCTACTTGGAGAGTCCTCGGTCGGCTCAAAAACTCGGGGAGTACTTgaatgttgaccaattttgactttgactgTTTTTGACCAATTTTTGACCAACTTTACGAGTTTTGGCCGAATTTTGACCGTTTTtccgagtaattccgagttctggtcaagtttgaccaagtttgacagaGTGCTCGTCGAGTACTCGCCGAGTTGCAAAACCGAGTACTTGCCGAGGAATTCCGAGTTCTGCAACACTTTTTGTATATTAGATCCAAATATTATTTTAAGTAATGTTTCAGGTCAACCAAACCCAGACCTATTATGACCGGTACAAAAACTAGTTGTTTTGACCTGAAACCACTTGTTACCCAACCCGCCTATTCTACCACCACTATAGTGTACACAGTAGAGGCACACCACAAAGAAACAAACATACCTGAGGTTTAGAAGTCGTCACAGGTTTTCTAATCGTGTTTCCGTTGCTAAATCCTCTATCATCCCTCTTATGTTCAACGGGTCTCTTCTGCACAGATGGTGGTGATCTAGAGGGAAGCGGTTTGTGACCGGTGGGTATAGACCCTCTAGCAACTTGTGTAGAATTCACCTTTTGCTTGTTAACCAACGGCGTCTTTGAAGGCAAAGGTTTATGTCCCGAAGGCCGACCCTGACCACTCCCTTCATTTCTGACAACTTGTTTTCTTGAATCTAATGATGTCGAAGTCAACTTACTCGCAGTACCAGGTCTTTGACTTTGTGGACCAGATTTTGGTCGCATTTGACTAGACGTCGGCACGGGTCTTCTCTCTTCACGACCATTCATGACTTTTCTACCATTAGTGTTTGCTTGTCTTTCTGACGGACGCACCTCTTCATCATATGAATAGCTCCATGTAAATATTTTGGGATACGTATATTTTGTATAATAATAAAAAGTGTATACGCAGTAACGTACCGGGTTTTGGAGCGGGGACCCTTTTAGGAGGAATCTTTGGAGGAACTGGAAGCTCAGCGTCATCCGATAATAGAAATGAGTAGTCTCTCGTATTCTTTAGCATCTGAATTTTTGCTTGAGGTCTTGACTAAAAAGTAAAAAAGAAGTGTGTGAACATACGGGGTCAAAATAGAACTAAAATATTGGTCAGATGCAAATAATCCTTACGTAATTATCTACTTTCCGAGGCTGCCCATTGCCGTTGGGTCGGGGCTTGGTAACTGCTTGAGTCGAAGAACCACCCCTGTTCTGCAGTAGAAGCCAGCAAAAAGatataactttaatattaatattaattcaatATTACTCTATTGATTGTAAgcatttatttatttcatattaATCAGAAATTAAACGTGTGACGAGCTTTGAACTATTAAGTGACCTCTTAACCATGATGTAGAATTGCCAGTGTGAACTGCCAACATTACATGCACTACTGTTATTATTACATTATATGCACTACTGTAAACACTTCATAAAAACCAAAAGGTTATTATTACTCTTTGAGCATAAATCTAGAACTTGAATGATTAttaggaaaagaaagaaaaaacaTACAATAGTAGTTTTTGAAACCCTTGCTGCCAAATGTGGATTCTCCAACAGCGACTTGCTTTCTTGAATTACTCTTTGAGCAATAACTGGTTGTGATGGCCCAAAAAAAGATCCAAAACTGCAACACATAAAAATACTAAATGAAAAAATGAACGATGTTATACTAATATGTTAATCCCCACAGGAAAACGAATGAGGCTTTTGAGACACCATTTGTTATTGAGATACAAACAAAAACAGACATCCATAGCTTTTAAATGAAATAGTGCCTATTTCCAAAAGTGACGATCCTTGAAGATTCTTATACAGGAAGACAGGAAAATCAAAACTAGAGAGATATAAACACGCCTAcataacatgtttttttttttttaaacaagaaAGGAAGGTACTTACTTATCATATGGCATTTTACTTTTTTTCTCCCTTGAATTGGCAGAGACAGAACCTGCACCTATCTTCATCTTTTTTCTATGAATTTCCTTCAACTTATTCCTCAGTTCAAGGTATTCCAACGCTTCCCGTGTCGGCGGGCATTCCTCTTTCTCCTGTTCTTCATATTCATCACCATCCTCTTCATATTCACCAGCTTCATCTTCATAATCCTCATATTGCTGCACGTGTTACCATAAACAACAAAGTTAACTAATAAGATTACCCCCTAAAACATCACAATGGAAATGAAAAAAAAAGGTTAAAAGATTAACTCCTTAGTTACTTACATCTAAATCATATCCTGCCATTGAACTCTTAAATCTTCAAAGGCCTACTTGGCAAATGAAAGATGCAATAAACAGACAAACTGCAAAAAAGTTAGCATGTATAAGAGATACAAATCATATTAATTTAATGTATTGATTGAAAGAAAAAAGAATGGGAAAAAGTAATTAAAATTAGGGTTACAGTCCTACAATTAGGCAACCTACCAAATCAACAGCTAGCACCAAAAAATCACAATGGCATAAATTTGAAGGGAGAAAAATATAACACAAACtaagaaaaaattaataaaaaaaaattgtaagcAAAAAAAATCGACCTTTTTATACACATTATATTGCAACATGCTAAATAAGAAATTGACCAAATATTCATGAAATTCGAGTAATTAATGCTACAGATCGAAAAAAATTAGCCAAAAATAGCTAAAGAAATAGTTCAATCGAAAGAGGAACTTACAAGAACCCTAATTTTCGCAATTTCGAGAGTTCAAGAATCAATAGATTCAGTTGTTGATAGTTGATCGATTAAAATGTATAGATAGAATCGGAACGGAAGCGAAACGATCGGATGACGGTTACAGTCGGTGATTTTGTTGTAGAAGAATCTCGATTTTGGCCTATctccggtgatgatttatggctcAACAGccctttttttatttctttttgttTTATCACAGCGGGTTGAAGTTACATATAGGACCGTAGAGATAAAACTTTGGAGTTGTGTCTAAATTACAACATATACCCCTGATGAAATGTCTAATTGTTGAATTTGGAAATTTGTTACTCGTAATACGTAAAGGCTAAAGCAATTGAAATTTGAAATTTATGTAACCGAAATGTTATTTACGAAAATGTGATTGTAAATTATTGCGACTAATTAATTAAGGAGTATTAATTATAGGATAGTGTCATTTCCGTTGATTTTTAATGAGTTGTCTGATTTTAAAATTGTTTAGTTGAATGATGTATCAAGTGGCTACAAAAATATTTAACGCAATATATGATTCCATTAACATCCTAACTAACGCTGGGTGGGCATTAAATCCAACGCTTCGTAACAAGCGTGTAATGGCGTTAAATGGTATGCGGCGTAAAACAGTCTGAAGCCTGAAGATGTGGGCCATTTGAGTTTCATAATAATAGTGAAAAAAAAACCATTATTAATATAAAGAAAAGATTTGAATATCAACAATGTTCAAAAACGAATGATCACTCTAATACATACATACTACAAAAAATAGAAA comes from Rutidosis leptorrhynchoides isolate AG116_Rl617_1_P2 chromosome 4, CSIRO_AGI_Rlap_v1, whole genome shotgun sequence and encodes:
- the LOC139840165 gene encoding uncharacterized protein, encoding MAGYDLDQYEDYEDEAGEYEEDGDEYEEQEKEECPPTREALEYLELRNKLKEIHRKKMKIGAGSVSANSREKKSKMPYDNFGSFFGPSQPVIAQRVIQESKSLLENPHLAARVSKTTINRGGSSTQAVTKPRPNGNGQPRKVDNYSRPQAKIQMLKNTRDYSFLLSDDAELPVPPKIPPKRVPAPKPEVRPSERQANTNGRKVMNGREERRPVPTSSQMRPKSGPQSQRPGTASKLTSTSLDSRKQVVRNEGSGQGRPSGHKPLPSKTPLVNKQKVNSTQVARGSIPTGHKPLPSRSPPSVQKRPVEHKRDDRGFSNGNTIRKPVTTSKPQIKQQSARPPSSSQHKERPQKRPARPFDDDDDDQNAISMIRNMFRYNPNRFRDINDDDDSDMEAGFDDIMQEEKRSARIGAKEDEEELKKIEEEERRERMRKEAKKRKLGHR